In Fluviispira sanaruensis, a genomic segment contains:
- a CDS encoding PD40 domain-containing protein → MKLKFKNIYLISFITILNIFPKSFAAESLISNSNQISKSDDSLEGLKNNSTDYTKNDDSVDELKLDNTIDVGSPGVKKIRMAIPLFAITDKSIPINNNELNEYSKRLTSIFNFTNWFEFIPQDSMQTTQSVALQPFQISQWKALKAEFVILGKFTKAKNPSRYNLELRLYDIKLQAQLIGKSYSNLSAKSTDLALRRFADVSVAALTGTPGPFMSQIVFVGKKDQNSNGQIFIADFDGGNLKQITEDKAVHISPNWSRDGTKIIYTSFKSGKPDIYIYNLLTKQETRAISGSGNSSGANWSPDGNLIAFSASTMDGSTHIFTTNKFGGNKKPFISTSAIEVEPAFSPNGKSIAYTSTKYGKPMIFVKDLSSGNTTRLTYAGWYNASACWSPDSKSIVFASYDRDINLWDLFKIGSNGSGIERLTLSQGDNEKPSFSPDGRFILFQSDRSSKGTRLGIHKLFYMSKDGSYQKSLNIPIYESKQASWGPRITQFEDE, encoded by the coding sequence ATGAAACTTAAATTCAAAAATATATATTTAATTTCGTTCATAACAATATTAAATATATTTCCAAAATCTTTTGCAGCTGAGTCTCTTATTAGCAATTCAAATCAAATTTCAAAGAGCGATGATTCTTTGGAAGGTTTAAAGAATAATTCTACAGATTATACAAAAAATGATGATTCCGTTGATGAATTAAAACTCGATAACACAATAGATGTAGGTTCTCCTGGCGTAAAAAAAATACGTATGGCCATTCCTTTATTTGCCATTACTGACAAATCAATTCCTATTAATAATAATGAACTCAATGAATATTCCAAAAGATTAACTTCCATCTTTAACTTCACTAATTGGTTTGAATTTATCCCACAAGATTCTATGCAAACCACACAAAGCGTTGCTCTTCAACCATTTCAAATTTCTCAATGGAAAGCTTTAAAAGCTGAATTTGTTATCTTAGGTAAATTTACTAAAGCAAAAAATCCGAGTAGATATAATTTGGAATTACGCTTATATGATATTAAACTACAAGCACAACTTATTGGAAAGTCCTATAGTAATTTAAGCGCTAAATCGACCGATCTTGCCTTAAGAAGATTCGCTGATGTTTCAGTTGCAGCTCTGACAGGAACACCCGGTCCTTTTATGTCACAAATTGTTTTTGTTGGAAAAAAAGATCAAAATTCAAATGGACAAATATTTATTGCTGATTTTGACGGTGGTAATTTAAAACAAATTACTGAAGATAAAGCTGTGCATATCAGCCCAAATTGGTCTAGAGATGGAACAAAAATTATATACACTTCTTTTAAATCAGGAAAGCCCGATATTTATATTTATAACTTATTAACTAAACAAGAAACACGAGCAATTTCTGGCTCTGGCAATAGCTCTGGCGCAAACTGGTCACCTGATGGGAATTTAATTGCGTTTTCTGCAAGTACAATGGATGGATCAACACATATTTTTACAACCAATAAATTTGGTGGCAATAAAAAACCATTTATTTCAACGAGTGCAATTGAAGTTGAACCAGCATTTTCGCCAAATGGGAAATCAATCGCATACACAAGTACAAAATATGGTAAACCAATGATCTTTGTTAAAGATCTTTCAAGTGGAAACACTACACGCCTAACCTACGCTGGTTGGTACAATGCCAGTGCATGTTGGAGTCCAGATAGCAAATCAATTGTTTTTGCCAGCTATGACAGAGATATTAATCTTTGGGATTTATTTAAAATTGGCTCTAACGGTTCTGGTATTGAAAGACTCACATTGAGCCAAGGTGATAATGAAAAACCCTCTTTTTCTCCTGATGGACGATTTATTTTATTCCAATCGGACAGATCATCCAAAGGAACACGTTTAGGTATCCATAAACTTTTCTACATGTCAAAAGATGGTTCCTATCAAAAGTCATTAAACATCCCAATTTATGAATCTAAACAAGCTTCTTGGGGACCAAGAATCACTCAATTTGAGGATGAATAA
- a CDS encoding TonB C-terminal domain-containing protein, translating to MKNNNILLNHPNRAPEIDEINMLKFGKAVYDTQRNILFSRSFPDDYINKSYLGPRYVKPVDLPLQKKIKQPTIDILGSNSKIPFLSPDEIKDIYSPNRKHLIAAISIHFLLISSFFVLTYIFSFESTPPEIVEVTFGMSENFAQTKQISQKDDEVGEREATKTIRDLPQLTKNIAPDTSPVAEKKTEKVTPKISDKSKDLILKEESNKNIINNNEKLKTDLKKPIGPIPDQDKQKVSMDEYLKRKEIDTRKEDTRKNAGIRNADQEKQEGSKANVNNLPESPFSTPSDIPASPFAAAPSGVIDGKISSKSYNSYKAYIARQLKLNWSTTEGSTFAPTLKTRIKFTINPYGYLIGKPTVVQSSGNSQFDQLVINSLESTFPVPEVPPKDINPPKTFEASYSAKSVQ from the coding sequence ATGAAAAATAATAATATTCTTTTAAATCATCCAAATCGTGCTCCAGAAATTGATGAAATAAACATGCTGAAATTTGGAAAAGCTGTTTATGACACACAAAGGAATATTTTATTTTCAAGATCTTTTCCTGATGATTATATCAATAAATCTTACCTTGGTCCCAGATATGTTAAGCCAGTGGATTTACCGTTACAAAAAAAAATCAAACAACCAACAATCGATATTTTAGGTTCAAACTCAAAAATACCATTTTTATCTCCTGATGAAATAAAAGATATTTATTCACCCAATAGAAAGCATTTAATAGCTGCAATTTCAATTCATTTTCTTTTAATATCAAGCTTTTTTGTTCTTACTTATATCTTTAGCTTTGAGTCAACTCCACCAGAAATTGTTGAAGTGACTTTTGGTATGAGTGAAAACTTCGCCCAAACTAAACAGATTTCACAAAAAGATGATGAAGTAGGCGAAAGAGAAGCAACAAAAACAATTCGAGATTTACCTCAACTAACCAAAAATATTGCTCCTGACACAAGTCCAGTTGCTGAAAAGAAAACAGAAAAAGTGACTCCTAAAATATCTGATAAATCGAAAGATCTTATTTTAAAAGAAGAGAGCAATAAAAATATTATTAATAATAATGAAAAATTAAAAACGGATCTTAAAAAACCTATAGGCCCTATTCCTGATCAAGATAAACAAAAAGTTAGCATGGATGAATACTTAAAACGTAAAGAAATCGACACACGAAAAGAAGACACACGTAAAAATGCTGGCATTCGCAATGCTGATCAAGAAAAACAAGAGGGCAGCAAGGCAAATGTAAATAATTTACCAGAATCGCCATTTTCTACTCCAAGTGATATTCCTGCTAGCCCATTTGCGGCAGCACCGTCTGGTGTTATTGATGGTAAAATAAGTTCAAAAAGCTACAACTCATATAAAGCTTATATCGCTCGTCAATTAAAACTAAACTGGAGCACCACTGAAGGTTCAACATTCGCTCCTACATTGAAAACCCGGATAAAGTTTACCATTAATCCCTATGGATATCTCATCGGAAAACCGACTGTCGTTCAATCCAGCGGCAATTCTCAATTTGATCAACTTGTCATTAATTCTTTGGAAAGCACTTTCCCTGTTCCAGAAGTTCCACCAAAAGATATCAATCCACCAAAAACTTTTGAAGCAAGCTACAGTGCAAAAAGTGTTCAATAA
- the cmk gene encoding (d)CMP kinase, translated as MHPDHELAQKLKVITIDGPAGSGKSTVAKIVATKLGWIYVTTGAIYRSLALLFHEANLKEKDLGSIERFTSFINERYRQESLSGKVFLGEREVTQEIKAPFVSELASVLAQEDSVRKRLLPIQRKVVLNNNGAVVDGRDMGTVVFPDAPLKIFLTASPEERAERRLKELHSNGMKTNIKELIKEINERDIRDTNRKIAPLKPAIDAITLDSTKSTQEEIARIILNYAIQKEMIIQKSEI; from the coding sequence ATGCATCCAGATCATGAATTGGCACAAAAATTAAAAGTTATTACAATTGACGGCCCAGCAGGCTCAGGTAAAAGCACTGTTGCTAAGATAGTTGCTACAAAACTTGGTTGGATATACGTTACTACAGGTGCAATTTATCGTTCTCTAGCTTTATTATTTCATGAAGCAAATCTAAAAGAAAAAGATCTTGGAAGCATTGAACGCTTTACCTCATTTATTAATGAAAGATATCGTCAAGAATCTTTATCAGGAAAAGTTTTTCTTGGGGAAAGAGAAGTTACTCAAGAAATTAAAGCCCCATTTGTTTCGGAACTCGCAAGTGTATTGGCTCAAGAAGATTCTGTTCGTAAAAGATTATTACCTATTCAAAGAAAAGTAGTTTTAAATAATAATGGAGCCGTCGTTGACGGTAGAGATATGGGAACAGTTGTGTTCCCCGATGCTCCTCTCAAAATATTTTTAACAGCTTCTCCAGAAGAAAGAGCAGAAAGAAGACTCAAAGAATTACATTCAAATGGAATGAAAACAAATATCAAAGAGCTTATAAAAGAAATTAATGAAAGAGATATTCGTGATACAAATCGAAAAATTGCACCTTTAAAGCCCGCAATAGATGCAATCACTCTCGATTCGACAAAATCGACTCAAGAAGAAATTGCCCGGATAATTTTAAATTATGCAATACAAAAAGAAATGATAATCCAAAAATCGGAAATATAA
- a CDS encoding citrate/2-methylcitrate synthase → MNQQESFKQIDEFKRGMQDLIVDTTSVSFVDGVNGRLYYRGINIAELAAHATFEETAWLLLSGKLPTKSKLEGFQWGLRNMSRTQEKVLRIIEEMPQLSPPLLVLQTGLAALACIDRSEDYLEEENYIEKVMRIIAQSPVVLSAAYRHYLGVPLLEPRSDLSFVENFIYMLFGKIPTKNQTRCMEIALIIQMDHGFNSSTFTARSVASTLTNFYSATSAAVGALSGSLHGGASELVVEMLNNAKNSNDIEKYTRDLLKSGSKIMGMGHRVYKTIDPRAIIFRDLLSQLTNKDEKDSDLKLLTRIELEARKYFEEKMMPVFANVDFWSGAVYKKLGIHPILYPSLFAAARMVGWCAHILELRQNNKLYRPSSKYVGEINVPYIPLDQRSY, encoded by the coding sequence ATGAACCAACAAGAATCTTTCAAACAAATTGATGAGTTCAAAAGAGGTATGCAAGATCTTATTGTGGACACAACGAGCGTCAGTTTTGTAGATGGTGTAAATGGCAGATTGTATTATCGGGGCATAAATATCGCGGAATTAGCAGCACATGCAACATTCGAGGAAACAGCTTGGTTACTTCTTTCGGGAAAATTACCTACAAAAAGCAAATTAGAGGGGTTTCAATGGGGTCTTCGAAATATGTCAAGAACTCAAGAAAAAGTATTAAGAATAATTGAAGAAATGCCCCAGCTTTCTCCTCCTTTATTGGTTTTACAAACAGGCTTAGCGGCACTTGCGTGTATCGATAGAAGTGAAGATTACTTAGAGGAAGAGAATTATATTGAAAAAGTTATGAGAATAATAGCACAAAGTCCGGTTGTGTTATCAGCTGCGTATAGACATTATTTGGGTGTTCCTTTATTGGAGCCGAGATCAGATTTGAGTTTTGTTGAAAATTTTATATATATGTTATTTGGAAAAATTCCAACAAAAAACCAAACACGCTGTATGGAAATAGCATTGATTATTCAAATGGATCATGGCTTTAATTCTTCTACTTTTACAGCAAGGTCAGTTGCATCTACACTCACAAATTTTTATTCAGCTACAAGTGCTGCGGTCGGAGCGTTGAGTGGTTCTTTGCATGGCGGAGCAAGTGAATTAGTTGTAGAAATGTTAAATAATGCAAAAAATAGTAATGATATAGAAAAATATACAAGAGATCTTTTAAAGTCAGGTTCTAAAATCATGGGTATGGGGCATAGAGTGTATAAAACTATAGATCCTCGTGCAATTATATTTCGTGATTTATTATCACAATTGACTAATAAAGACGAGAAAGACAGCGATTTAAAATTACTAACACGAATAGAACTAGAAGCAAGAAAGTATTTTGAAGAGAAAATGATGCCAGTTTTTGCAAATGTAGATTTTTGGAGTGGGGCTGTGTATAAAAAATTAGGTATTCATCCTATCTTATATCCATCATTATTTGCCGCAGCAAGAATGGTTGGTTGGTGTGCCCATATTTTGGAGTTAAGGCAAAATAATAAACTTTATCGTCCTTCTTCTAAATATGTTGGAGAAATTAATGTTCCATATATTCCTCTCGATCAGAGAAGTTATTAA
- a CDS encoding acetyl-CoA carboxylase carboxyltransferase subunit alpha: MDILQLEKPLHELSKRISELRLAAEQSALIPDRQQDTRGLNEEISILENKFELLAKEIYTNLNSFQITQLSRHPNRPYTLDIINQLCTDFIELHGDRNFMDDQAIVTGIAQFRNRRVVVVGTQKGRGTKENMKRNFGMPKPEGYRKALRVMALAERFGLPIVTFIDTPGAYPGLEAEERGQNEAIAKNIMVMSRLSVPIISVVVGEGQSGGALAIGVANRILMMEYSIYSVISPEGCSSILWKDGTQADRAANILGLTAEVALKNKVIDEIIKEPLGGAHWKTKEAIDSIGDAVEKNLVSLSKMTKDELKQDRIKKYFKIGNVQNMPAISPFRVDKAPVAAWDESWEDVESSMGLN; encoded by the coding sequence ATGGACATTCTGCAGCTTGAAAAACCCTTGCATGAACTTTCAAAACGAATATCCGAGCTCCGTCTCGCTGCTGAACAGTCGGCACTCATCCCAGATAGACAGCAGGACACTAGGGGATTAAACGAAGAAATTTCTATACTTGAAAATAAATTCGAACTTCTTGCTAAAGAAATTTATACAAATTTAAATTCTTTTCAAATTACACAACTTTCAAGACATCCAAACCGCCCTTATACTCTAGATATTATCAACCAACTCTGCACAGATTTCATAGAATTACATGGTGATAGAAATTTTATGGATGACCAAGCTATTGTGACAGGAATTGCTCAATTTAGAAATAGGAGAGTTGTTGTTGTAGGAACTCAAAAAGGGCGAGGCACCAAAGAAAATATGAAAAGAAATTTTGGTATGCCTAAACCCGAAGGCTATAGAAAAGCTTTACGCGTAATGGCATTAGCTGAACGCTTTGGCCTGCCAATAGTCACTTTTATTGATACACCCGGTGCTTATCCTGGCCTTGAAGCAGAAGAGCGCGGCCAAAACGAAGCTATCGCCAAAAATATTATGGTTATGAGTCGCTTATCTGTACCAATCATTTCCGTTGTTGTAGGTGAAGGCCAGAGTGGAGGCGCTCTTGCTATTGGTGTTGCAAACAGAATTCTTATGATGGAGTATTCCATTTATAGCGTAATATCGCCTGAAGGCTGTTCATCAATCTTATGGAAAGATGGAACTCAAGCAGATAGAGCTGCAAACATTCTTGGTTTAACAGCAGAAGTTGCTCTTAAAAATAAGGTAATCGATGAAATTATTAAAGAACCGTTGGGTGGTGCCCACTGGAAAACCAAAGAAGCAATTGATTCTATCGGCGACGCCGTCGAAAAAAACTTAGTGAGTCTTTCGAAAATGACCAAGGATGAACTTAAACAAGATAGAATCAAAAAATACTTTAAAATTGGCAACGTCCAAAATATGCCCGCAATATCTCCATTCCGTGTTGATAAAGCACCAGTTGCAGCATGGGACGAATCTTGGGAAGATGTAGAATCCTCAATGGGTCTCAATTAA
- a CDS encoding group I truncated hemoglobin, producing the protein MNISIYDKYGGYKTLHVVVSLFYKKIMESENLIHYFENVDLARLIEHQTKFLTTSLGGPVMYETKLLKSAHANLKIPLKDFMEVATLLKEALVESKVEEQDIDKIIEVVASYKNDIVTA; encoded by the coding sequence ATGAATATATCAATTTATGATAAATATGGTGGCTATAAAACGCTACATGTCGTAGTTAGTTTATTTTATAAAAAAATAATGGAGTCTGAAAACCTTATACATTATTTTGAAAATGTAGATTTAGCTCGTTTGATTGAGCATCAGACAAAATTCTTAACCACTTCCTTAGGTGGTCCAGTCATGTACGAAACAAAGCTTTTAAAGAGCGCCCATGCAAATTTAAAAATACCTTTAAAAGATTTTATGGAAGTAGCAACTCTTTTGAAAGAAGCACTTGTAGAATCAAAAGTAGAGGAACAAGATATCGATAAAATTATTGAAGTTGTTGCGTCTTATAAAAATGATATTGTTACGGCTTAA
- a CDS encoding ExbD/TolR family protein yields MSFNLDSGNDVGEGSRKSNFISEINMTPFVDVCLVLLIIFMVTAPFAISGINVQLPKTQAKSLTLSGESLVISINKKGEYFIGKNIVKEANLITQIQTSVKNDEHPSLFIRADDGVPYGKVMFAMTAAQKAGVERIGMVGENKRDKK; encoded by the coding sequence ATGTCATTTAATCTTGATAGCGGGAATGACGTTGGAGAAGGCAGTCGAAAATCAAATTTTATTTCAGAAATAAATATGACACCATTTGTGGATGTCTGTCTTGTATTATTAATTATTTTTATGGTTACAGCACCATTTGCTATTTCTGGAATCAATGTTCAACTACCAAAAACCCAAGCAAAATCTCTTACTCTTTCTGGCGAATCTCTTGTTATTTCTATAAATAAAAAAGGTGAATATTTTATCGGGAAAAACATTGTAAAAGAAGCCAATCTTATTACCCAAATTCAAACATCTGTAAAAAATGATGAACACCCTTCCCTTTTTATTCGAGCAGATGATGGTGTCCCTTACGGGAAAGTCATGTTTGCTATGACTGCTGCACAAAAAGCAGGGGTAGAAAGAATTGGTATGGTTGGTGAAAACAAACGTGACAAAAAATGA
- a CDS encoding PP2C family protein-serine/threonine phosphatase — MKIITADLIESIKIPIAIFNTNNLDIIHKNTHFDEIFKSLNDNLLNVFLNFDIKSILSLTEKKFEYACSFKKIKNVPFEFQINNIDDNLSIIYGFNNMKLKENEYIMNSYSKMVNDYNLLKEKQLKDSLEMASSIQKSLLPRPNLQMKKFNISSFYQSAVSIGGDWYNYYVNDEEAHIYIGDITGHGIGSALLAGVVTGIFEKYLLKIIHETGKPEEPTHLLNDFNKIIFKLSNQKLVMTMLALVVSHKSMNITSYSAAHNPPILLKRSKLTQTGQVDIKLIGNLGSKLGYSENLNISAQNLDIEIGDIVFAYTDGLIEGLSNGEEYGIKRLKETLKKSFSQDLPIEDIMKQVKETILSEFDSNVLEDDISAIAVEVLH, encoded by the coding sequence ATGAAAATAATAACAGCAGATTTAATTGAATCAATCAAAATACCAATTGCTATTTTTAATACAAATAATCTTGATATAATTCATAAAAACACTCATTTCGATGAAATTTTTAAGAGCTTAAATGATAATTTACTCAATGTCTTCTTAAATTTTGATATTAAATCAATCCTATCATTAACTGAAAAAAAATTCGAATATGCCTGCTCCTTTAAGAAAATAAAAAATGTCCCATTTGAATTTCAGATAAATAATATAGATGATAATCTAAGCATTATTTATGGTTTTAATAATATGAAATTAAAAGAAAATGAATATATCATGAATTCATATTCAAAAATGGTTAATGACTATAATCTATTAAAAGAAAAGCAATTAAAAGATAGTCTTGAAATGGCAAGCAGCATTCAAAAATCACTTCTCCCACGTCCAAATTTGCAAATGAAAAAATTTAACATTTCCTCTTTTTATCAATCAGCAGTTTCTATCGGAGGAGATTGGTATAACTATTATGTTAATGACGAAGAAGCTCATATTTATATTGGTGATATCACAGGCCATGGAATAGGCTCTGCTTTACTTGCTGGTGTTGTGACGGGCATATTTGAAAAATATTTATTAAAAATAATTCATGAAACTGGAAAACCAGAAGAGCCCACTCATTTATTAAATGATTTTAATAAAATTATTTTTAAACTTAGTAATCAAAAACTGGTTATGACTATGTTAGCTCTTGTTGTATCGCATAAAAGCATGAATATTACTTCATATTCTGCTGCACATAATCCTCCTATACTATTAAAAAGAAGTAAATTAACTCAAACAGGGCAAGTTGATATAAAACTAATTGGAAACTTAGGAAGTAAATTAGGTTATTCAGAAAATTTAAATATTTCTGCACAAAATTTAGATATTGAAATAGGTGATATTGTATTTGCATATACTGACGGATTAATAGAAGGTCTATCGAATGGAGAAGAGTATGGTATTAAAAGACTAAAAGAAACTTTAAAGAAATCTTTTTCTCAAGATTTACCTATAGAAGATATTATGAAACAAGTTAAAGAAACTATATTATCTGAGTTTGATTCAAATGTTTTAGAAGATGATATTTCTGCAATTGCTGTTGAAGTTCTTCATTAA
- a CDS encoding MotA/TolQ/ExbB proton channel family protein: METVAQSTKIDWFSIILHGGPIGIAITILLGIMSIWAWVVIISKMLRLKEMHGLSEKFLTNFWEAKSLSELNLRVKDMDYSPAREVFRSGFNEMIRVLQTREKRGSTGSVIFDTVKRTLSRQKMIEEANLGSNLSILAVCASAGPFIGLFGTVVGIIRAFHDIGSSGASSLAAVAPGISEALIATALGLFVAIPAVIFYNILINRIKKHLVLLDGFSSDFINILERHYTIKPDQDNT, encoded by the coding sequence ATGGAAACAGTAGCGCAATCGACAAAAATTGATTGGTTTTCAATTATACTCCATGGCGGCCCCATTGGCATAGCAATTACAATTTTACTTGGAATAATGAGCATATGGGCTTGGGTTGTCATTATTAGCAAAATGCTTCGCCTGAAAGAAATGCATGGTCTTTCAGAAAAATTTCTCACTAATTTTTGGGAAGCCAAAAGTCTCTCTGAATTAAATTTGCGTGTAAAAGATATGGATTATAGCCCTGCACGCGAGGTTTTCCGTTCAGGATTCAATGAAATGATTCGTGTTTTGCAAACAAGAGAAAAAAGAGGTTCGACTGGTTCTGTCATATTTGACACAGTTAAAAGAACTCTTTCTCGGCAAAAAATGATAGAAGAAGCAAATCTTGGCAGCAACTTAAGTATTTTAGCTGTGTGCGCATCTGCAGGTCCTTTTATCGGACTATTCGGAACAGTTGTAGGCATTATACGTGCATTTCACGATATAGGATCGAGCGGTGCTTCCAGTCTTGCAGCCGTTGCTCCTGGTATTTCAGAAGCTCTGATTGCAACTGCACTTGGGCTTTTTGTCGCTATTCCAGCAGTTATTTTTTATAATATATTAATCAATCGAATAAAAAAGCATCTTGTTTTACTAGATGGATTTTCTTCTGATTTTATTAATATTCTGGAAAGACACTACACAATAAAACCTGACCAAGATAATACTTAA
- a CDS encoding non-canonical purine NTP pyrophosphatase, which produces MSIFICTSNQGKLKEFSNLLNNNEDIIGLVELKKVENIQQIEAIENSDYFLSNALIKILSALKYIIDNKEISEFKAIHKILVDDSGLCVPELNYLPGVHSATYAGEPKNDENNRNKLIKELNELEKYFIFKNEKRLQAFFVCFLIELDLTEIHDLKETIKIIDAKSLVIKSVIEFERNCLEKVNLNIDGGSFSQSMPISSLLKGFNKEIHIKVHYGFCSGEISNLEQNKILGTGHGYDHMFYSLSNRDLSFASIPLEEKNKKSHRAFALNAMLKSLKK; this is translated from the coding sequence ATGAGCATATTTATTTGTACAAGTAATCAGGGGAAATTAAAAGAGTTTTCTAATTTATTAAATAATAATGAAGACATAATTGGACTTGTAGAGCTTAAAAAAGTCGAAAACATACAGCAAATCGAAGCTATTGAAAATTCCGATTATTTTCTATCGAATGCTCTCATTAAAATTTTATCAGCGTTAAAATATATAATAGATAATAAAGAAATTTCAGAGTTTAAAGCAATTCATAAAATATTAGTGGATGATTCTGGTCTTTGTGTGCCTGAGTTAAACTATTTACCTGGCGTGCACTCTGCAACCTATGCAGGTGAACCAAAAAATGATGAAAATAATCGAAATAAATTAATAAAAGAATTGAATGAACTTGAAAAATATTTCATTTTTAAAAATGAAAAGCGTTTGCAAGCTTTTTTTGTTTGTTTTTTAATAGAACTCGACTTAACTGAAATTCATGATCTTAAAGAAACTATTAAAATTATAGATGCAAAAAGTCTTGTAATTAAAAGTGTGATCGAGTTTGAAAGAAACTGTTTAGAAAAAGTTAATCTAAATATTGATGGAGGCAGTTTTTCACAATCTATGCCTATTTCTTCATTGTTAAAAGGATTTAATAAAGAGATACATATAAAAGTGCATTATGGATTTTGCTCTGGCGAGATATCAAATTTAGAGCAAAATAAAATATTAGGCACAGGGCATGGATATGATCATATGTTTTATTCTTTGAGCAATAGAGATCTTTCTTTTGCAAGTATTCCGTTAGAGGAAAAAAATAAAAAAAGCCATCGAGCTTTTGCTTTAAATGCTATGTTAAAGTCGTTGAAAAAATAA
- the fsa gene encoding fructose-6-phosphate aldolase produces MKIFIDSADIKEIKTVAELGVCDGVTTNPTLIAKSGQDFKTVLSEIINIIPGPISAEVISLDSKGMIKEAEELVKLANSIVIKLPLTEEGLKACKYLNGKGIKTNVTLCFSVGQALLAAKAGATYVSPFIGRLDDIGEDGVNLIKEIKALYSANKVETKILAASIRSPRHVTDSFISGADVVTLPFKILLQLYTHPLTEKGLNQFIEDWKNSGQRSILAEKI; encoded by the coding sequence ATGAAAATTTTTATCGATTCTGCTGACATTAAGGAAATTAAAACAGTTGCTGAACTTGGCGTATGTGATGGCGTAACAACAAATCCAACTCTCATTGCAAAATCAGGACAAGATTTTAAAACTGTATTAAGCGAAATTATAAACATAATTCCCGGACCAATTTCAGCGGAAGTTATTTCATTAGATTCTAAAGGTATGATAAAGGAAGCAGAAGAACTTGTAAAACTTGCGAATAGTATCGTTATTAAACTTCCTTTGACTGAGGAAGGACTTAAAGCATGTAAATATCTTAATGGCAAAGGTATAAAAACCAACGTTACTTTATGTTTCAGTGTAGGTCAGGCATTGCTTGCTGCAAAAGCAGGAGCAACTTATGTTTCTCCTTTTATAGGTAGACTTGATGATATTGGCGAAGATGGAGTCAATCTTATTAAAGAAATAAAAGCATTATACTCCGCGAACAAAGTAGAAACAAAAATACTTGCAGCAAGCATTCGCAGTCCTAGGCATGTGACAGATTCATTTATTTCTGGGGCGGATGTGGTGACATTGCCATTTAAAATATTGCTTCAACTCTATACACATCCGTTAACTGAAAAGGGTCTCAACCAATTTATTGAAGACTGGAAAAACTCAGGCCAAAGAAGCATACTTGCAGAAAAAATTTAA